The window TGGGCCTGGTGTGGGGTGGATGTGGGATGAGCCCTGGGGGAGACTGTCTTCAGACTTCCACTGACTTTACTGTGCTGCCTTGGTGGGAGAGGGTCAGGCCCTCTCTCTCCCTGGGCCCTGGTTTCAGGCCTCCCACCCCTTTTTCTGTTTGGGTCACCTGAGTTCCAGAGTATGACGGGGATTCAGATTGAGAGGGTAGGACAAACGTGGCCTCCCCCTTGTAGCTGATACCGTGGAGGGGGACAACATGGAGGAGGACAATGTAGAGAGCGAGGAGGAAGGACCCTGGGAGCCCCCTGCGCTCCCAATCCTGACATGGCCAGTGCTACAGTCTCGCACAGGGCTGGTCTATGACCAAAGTATGATGAATCACTGCAACTTGTGGGACAGGTAGGCATTTGGAGGGCTGGATGAGTAGGTGTTGGGGGTCCCTCCCCCTCAGGCACTAAGCCTCTACCTCTCGTTTCCCCACTGCTAGCCACCACCCTGAGGTACCCCAGCGCATCTTGCGGATCATGTGCCGTCTGGAGGAGCTGGGCCTTGCCGGGCGCTGCCTCACCCTGACACCGCGCCCTGCCACAGAGGCTGAGCTGCTCACCTGCCACAGGTCAGACCCCGGTGCCTGGGGTGGGTGGCTTCCCAGGACTGTGGATGAGGTCTCCGGGGCTGGAGCTTGGGTTTCCCCTCCTGGGGAGCTGCTGCAGGACTTGAGAGGGGCTGAAGTTCCTGTCTTGGGGGCGGGGCCCAGGGAGGGGACAGACACTCCTCACTGTCCTGCGGGTGCTCCTCTCTGTGCTTCCAGTGCTGAGTACGTGGGTCATCTCCGGgccacagagaaaatgaaaacccGGGAGCTGCACCGTGAGAGTTCCAACTTTGACTCCATCTATATCTGCCCCAGTACCTTCGCCTGTGCACAGCTTGCCACTGGCGCAGCCTGCCGCCTGGTAGAGGCTGTGCTCTCAGGAGAGGTGTGTCCTCTgtgggctggggagaggaggacCTGGGGGAAATGGAAAAAGAGGGCCACCTGCtgtttctggaggctctgagagaGTCAAGCAGGGCCTGAGGAAAGGGGCCATGGGGAGGGGCAAGGGAGGGGGTGGGCCTAGAGGCTGGAGGAATAATGGAAGGAACTGGAGAAAGGGAAGGGTGGCCACgtgcgatggctcacgtctgtaatcctagcactttgagaagctgaggtgagctcaggaggtcgaggctgcagtgagccatgatggcaccactgcactctagcctgggcaacagagtgagaccctgtgtcaaaaaaaaaaaaaaaggccgggcgtgatggctcacacctgtaatctcagcactttgggaggccgaggtgggcggatcatgaggtcaggagatcgagaccatcctggataacatggtgaaaccctgtctccactaaaaaacacacaaaaaattagccgggcgtggcagcaggcacctgtagtcccagctactcaggaggctgaggcaggagaatgtcgggaacccgggaggcggagcttgcagtgagccgagatcccgccactgcattccagcctgggcgactgagcgagactccgtctcaaaaaaaaaaaaaaaaaaggtggaaaggaaggtgagggCAAGCTTGAGGGCAGGCTGTCTGATCTTAGCACCCTGCTGCTTCCCAGGTTCTGAATGGAGCTGCTGTGGTGCGTCCCCCAGGACACCACGCGGAGCAGGATGCAGCTTGCGGTTTTTGctttttcaactctgtggctGTGGCTGCTCGCCATGCCCAGGCTATCAGTGGGCGTGCCCTACGGTAAGGACTCCCTGGGGACCCCCCAAATCCTGATCCTTGTGGGGACCTGGATGCTCCCCCCAGCCCATTGCTTACTCATGCCCCATGGTCCAGCTCCCAGGACTTCCCCAGAAAGGAGTGAGGGTGCAGTCTTTACCCAGAGAAGGACCGAGGATGGAGCCTCTCAGTGCTTATTTAGATAGGACCCCCAGATCATGTTACCTGGGCACTTATAAAACAGGATCCAGGGTCCCACCCCAGCATTTCTGGCCTATAGCAGCTGCCTCGACAGAACCCAGGTCTAGGCTCCTGATGCATACTCTAGAAGACCCACGAACCAGCCCCCAGCATTAGCTGCCCAAGGCCCAGGGTCCAGTTCCCTAGCAATGACCCAGAAGAGCCCAGAGCCCAGCCCCGAGCACTTGCTCAGGCCTACCGGGAAGCCCTTGGGAACCAGGATCAGACTTTTCTCCTTAACTGATAGGACCCAGGGTCCTGCCACTCAGCACTAAATGCCCCTGCAGACCCCAGGGGTCTAGCCCAGCCCTCTTCCAGGGGGTGAGTATCCAAGGTTACTGAGGTGCTGTCTCCTCCCCAGAATCCTGATTGTGGATTGGGATGTCCACCACGGTAATGGAACTCAGCACATGTTTGAGGATGACCCCAGGTAAGGAGCTGCAGTCAGGGGCCGCAGTGTGATCAGGGAGGTGGGTGAGCACCTCAGGGGTACTGGAGCCCCTAACCAGCCATGGTCCCCTTCCCACCCCCTCCCCGGCAGTGTGCTATATGTGTCCCTGCACCGCTATGATCATGGCACCTTCTTCCCCATGGGGGATGAGGGTGCCAGCAGCCAGATCGGCCGGGCTGCGGGCACAGGCTTCACCgtcaacgtggcatggaacgggCCCCGCATGGGTGACGCTGACTACCTAGCTGCCTGGCATCGCCTGGTGCTTCCCATTGCCTACGAGGTACAGCTCAGGATAGATCGCAGGATGTATGTGACACACCTGTGCAGGTGGCAGCCTGGACCTGCCTCCTCGGCATGTGTGTGTGACTACCACGTGGCTGATCATACGAGACAGCCCATGGGTGTTTAATGAGGTTACCAGGGCAGTTGGTGGCTGTGATCATCTTGTGTATTTGTGCACAGGTGGCTGTACATGACTGCCTTCTCTGTGTGACACTGTGTGAGTGACTGTCTTGACTGTGTGTGTGAGGGCCTTCTGACTATGCAGCAGTGGCCCGTGTCCTGGCTGGAtctgtgttgtatgtgtgtgccATCACAAGTGCTTGAGTATGTGCGTGTGCGACTCTGTGCAGGCAGGTATTTCTCACCTTTTCTCTGTGTGATGGGTGTGATATTGTATGTCACTAAATGCAACCATCTCTGTGACAGCCTGTGTGGGACCTTCTGGATGTGGAAGGCTGTGTGTGACAGCAGTCACTGTTTGGCTGTCTGCCCTGGCtgtttgtgtgtatgtctctGACTGGGAGGTATCTGCCTTCCCTCTGTGTGAGCTGGGGGGCTGGTGGCTTGTGTATGGCTGACtctgggagggagggaaagggtgTGAGCACCGCTCTGTCACCCTGGGCGCCGGTGTGCATCTTTGGATCTGCATGTGCATCTGACTGTGCATGGGTAGCCAGGACAGCCTTCTGTGTGTGTACAACTGTATGTGCAAGTAACCAGCTCTTGTGGACACACCAGAGTGCATGTCGCTGTTGTGGCTGTGTGGTGATGGCATGTGTATGTGACTGTGCCGGGTGGCTGTGGGTTATTGTCCTCTTTgagaaactgtgtgtgtgtacatgactAGTGCAGATATATAGTACTGGTCTATATGGTACTGTCTGTGTGGCAGTACGTGTGGCTCTGTGTGACCATCTTCTCTGTGTGTGGTGCTTGCTTTGCCATCTTCTGTTATGGAAGTGTGCAAGCACCTCTCTTTGGCACCATGTATAAAAAACCCTGTATCTTGTGTATGTGTGTCCCACGTTTGACCCTGGGGTATGTGTTTGTGAGGacatgtctctgtctctctgtttttcaTGTCACTCTCTTGACGTGTCATTCTGTCTCATGTCcccatctgtctcttttttttttttttttttttttgaaacggagtcttgctgtgtcacccaggctagagtgcagtggtacaatctcggctcactgccagctccgcctcccgggttcacgccattctcctgcctcagtctcccgcgtagctgggactacaggcgcccgccaccacgtctggctaattttttgtatttttagtagagacagggtttcactgtgttagccaggatggtctcaatctgacctcgtgatccacccgcctcagcctcccaaagtgctgggattacaggcgtgagccaccatgcccggcccctatCTGTCCCTTTCTGCCATCTCCATGTCTCTAAGTCTACATCTATTTCTTCTACCTCTGAGTCTGtatttcttctcttcccctcttcATTTTCAGTCTCTGCTTTTGTGTCTCCTAGTCTCCAGGTTCTGTGTCTCCATCTCTCTGACTTGCATCTCCATGTCTTCATTTGTCCTTTTCTCCATGTCTCTGGGTCGCCATCACTTACTGCCTACCAAAAGCCCCTACCCTCATGCTTATACATCTcttctctccctgcctcagtttaACCCAGAACTGGTGCTGGTCTCAGCTGGCTTTGATGCTGCACGGGGGGACCCGCTGGGGGGCTGCCAGGTGTCACCTGAGGGTTATGCCCACCTCACCCACCTGCTGATGGGCCTTGCCAGTGGCCACATTATCCTTATCCTAGAGGTAACTCTCTCTTGGTCCCTCTTCCCACAGTGGGAGGGTAGTTTGGAAATGTTGGCACCATCACTCAGGACAGTTTCCTGAAATCTCCTTTGAGTGTCCCTGCCTGGGATTGTTGGCACATACTGGGTAGTAATAAGAATAACAGCAACATTAACATCCTTAATTGAGTGCTCACTATGTGCAGAGCACTCTTCTGAGCACTTCTTGTGTCTTATTCATTCAGTTACTTAGCAGAGCAGCCTTATGAGGTAGGGTCAGCTTACCTCATTATTTTCCTCTCTGAAGatcagggaaactgaggcacaaagaggtgtGATGACTAGCCTGAGATGGCACATTTACTGATGGCAGAACCAGGACTTGAACCCATGCAGCCTGGATCCAGGGTTTGTGCTTTTTACTCTACCTGAACTGCCTCTAACAAGTTCCTGGGACAAAGGAAATTCACTGACCTTTGTAAATGACTCAGTATCCCCacgccctgtgcctcagtttcctcatctttacgAGGCAGGCTAATCATGGAGGAATGCCTGGCATATGGTAAATGCTGGATCTTTTggatctggtttttgttttgttttgttttgtgtgtgtgagacagagtcttgctctgtcacccaggctagtctgcagtggcgtgatctcagctcactgcagcctccacctcctgggttcaagtgatcctcccacctcagcctcctgagtcactgggattacaggcacctgccaccacgcccagctaatttttgtatttttagtagagatggggtttcaccatgttggccaggctggtcttgagctcctggcctcaagaaatccacccaccttagcctcccagagtgctggaattacaggtatgagccaccgcacctggcccctggTTACTGTTATGCATTGTTCAGATATTAACCTGCTCAGCAACCTTCTgtgctcttattttctttttctttctttctttttttttttttttttttttgagacgttgtcttgctctgtcgcccaggctagagtgcagtggtgcgatcgcagctcactgggttcaagcagttctctgcctcagcctcctgagtagctaggattacaggcgcctgccaccacacccggctaatttttttgtatttttagtagagatggggtttcaccatgttggccaggctggtcttgaattcctgaccttgtgatccacccgcctcagcctcccaaagtgttgggattacaggcatgagccaccgtacctgcctcttttttttttttttttttttccttttgagacagagtctcgctctgtcacccaggctggagtgcaaatggcactatctcggctcaccgcagcctccatctcccaggcttgagcaagcaattctcatgcctcagcctcccgaatagctgggactacaggtgcgtgccaccacgcctggctaatttttgtatttttagtagagatggggtttcaccatgttggccaggctggcctcaaactcctgacctcaggtaatcttcccgccttggcctcccaaagtgctgggattataggggtgagccaccacgcccggcctgtgctGTTATTTtcaccactttacagatgaggaaaataagtcaCAGAGAAATTAATTGGCTTGCAAAAGTCCCACTTACTATGTGCCCAGTACTGCTTGTGACAGGACACAGTGGGAGTTAAGAACACAGATGACTCCATCAGAGAGCCCAAGTTCAAACCCCAGTGCTGCCTCTTCAGCTGTTATGACCTCGGACAAGTCATCtaaccactctgagcctcagtttctttatctgtaaaaagaaTTGCGACTGGGATTCCTGTAAAGTGTAAAAAAAGTCAATACAGGAGTCCATGTGGAGAAAGAGTCCAGTTGTTCCTGTACTAGGTCAGGGCAGGGGCTTTTGTATGGGTTCACAGCAGTCGTCTTGTGCAGGTCAGGTCAGTGGTTACTGTATGATGTGAGGCCAGGGGTTCCTGGACAGTGTGAAGACGGATTTCTGTATGGCATGAAGGCAAGTTCCTGTATAGATTAGCGCCTGTGGTTGTGAGGATTGAGTTAATATGCATGAAGTACTTAAAATCGGGTCTGGCACACAGCAAAcaataaatgtcagctgttaCTAATGCTTTTATCAGTATTGTTATCTTGCACTTTACATCACAATTTACTCCCCACAACAACCACCTTACACAGTGGGTGCTGCCCATCTTAAAGGTGTGGGTTCTGTTCACTTGTTCCCAGTACTCCCCCTCCCTCTTCAGACTTTCAGGGCTCAGTAGGGAGGATTGGGGAGGCAGGACATGTTGCCCTCCAAATTCCCCAATGAACCCCCACCATAcctttccctccccttttccttaACAAAGGGTGGCTATAACCTGACATCCATCTCAGAGTCCATGGCTGCCTGCACTCGCTCCCTCCTTGGAGACCCGCCACCCCTGCTGACCCTGCCACGGCCCCCACTATCAGGGGCCCTGGCCTCAATCACTGAGACCATCCAAGTCCATCGCAGATACTGGCGCAGCTTACGGGTCATGAGTGAGTGGATTTGGGGGCGATGGGGGGAACTCAGGGAAGGAGGGGGCTGAGGGGCAGGGATTAGAGGCAGGAAGGGGGACAGTACCCATACTCAAGGATCTCCCTCCCTGGTTCCAGAGGTAGAAGACAGAGAGGGACCCTCCAGTTCTAAGTTGGTCACCAAGAAGGCACCCCAACCAGCCAAACCTAGGTTAGCTGAGCGGATGACCACACGAGAAAAGAAGGTTCTGGAAGCAGGCATGGGGAAAGTCACCTCGGCATCATTTGGGGAAGAGTCCACTCCAGGCCAGACTAAGTCAGAGACAGCTGTGGTGGTCCTCACTCAGGACCAGCCCTCAGAGGCAGCCACAGGGGGAGCCACTCTGGCCCAGACCATTTCTGAGGCAGCCATTGGGGGAGCCATGCTGGGCCAGACCACCTCAGAGGAGGCTGTCGGGGGAGCCACTCCGGACCAGACCACCTCAGAGGAGACTGTGGGAGGAGCCACTGTGGACCAGACCACCTCAGAGGATGCTGTTGGGGGAGCCACGCTGGGCCAGACTACCTCAGAGGAGGCTGTAGGAGGAGCTACACTGGCCCAGACCACCTCGGAGGCAGCCATGGAGGGAGCCACACTGGACCAGACTACGTCAGAGGAGGCTCCAGGGGGCACCGAGCTGATCCAAACTCCTCTAGCCTCGAGCACAGACCACCAGACCCCCCCAACCTCACCTGTGCAGGGAACTACACCCCAGATATTTCCCAGTACACTGATTGGGAGTCTCAGGACCTTGGAGCTAGGCAGCGAATCTCAGGTAAggcccaccacacccaggtagGGGCAAGAAGGGGCAAGACTCGGGCTTCTCTGATACATCTCTTACTTCTGCGTGTCCAGGGGGCctcagaatctcaggccccaggAGAGGAGAACCTACTAGGAGAGGCAGCTGGAGGTCAGGACATGGCTGATTCGATGCTGATGCAGGGATCTAGGGGCCTCACTGATCAGGTGAGCTCAGGGAGAGGCTGGGACTGTGGCTTCCTTCTCTTGCCAATTTGTGTCTCCAGGTAGGAGCATGTGATGTATAAACATATAATGGGGAGATGGGGTCTTCAGCTTACCTAGTTTCACCCACCCACTCCAGGCCATATTTTATGCTGTGACACCACTGCCCTGGTGTCCCCATTTGGTGGCAGTATGCCCCATACCTGCAGCAGGCCTAGACGTGACCCAACCTTGTGGGGACTGTGGAACAATCCAAGAGAATTGGGTGTGTCTCTCTTGCTATCAGGTATGGAGCAGAGGAAGGGGATGGGGCGGAGGTTGGCCCGGGAGCAAACTGCAGGGGGATGCTGACCCCCACCTGACACTCACACCCCCAACCTCAGGTCTACTGTGGTCGTTACATCAATGGCCACATGCTCCAACACCATGGAAATTCTGGACACCCGCTGGTCCTCAGCTACATCGACCTGTCAGCCTGGTGTTACTACTGTCAGGCCTATGTCCACCACCAGGTGGGCCCTGGGTAGACCCTTCGACACGTGCACActcaccccccacacacacaccccttctgtGATTGGGTAAAGGGAGACCACAGGCCCCTCTGCATGGCTGCCTCATGTGATTATTTTGCATGGGGCGGGGGCTGTGGGATAGTCCAGAAGACAGAGTGGTTGAGGGCTGGAGTGGGGGCAGCCCTGCAGCCGAGGTAGAGGGGTCctcactctctctcacctgccctATTCTTGCCTCCTCCTCAGGCTCTCCTAGATGTGAAGAACATCGCCCACCAGAACAAGTTTGGGGAGGATATGCCCCACCCACACTAAGCCCCAGAATACGgtccctcttcaccttctgagGCCCACGATAGACCAGCTGTAGCTCATTCCAGCCTGTACCTTGGATGAGGGGTAGCCTCCCACTGCATCCCATCCTGAATATCCTTTGCAGCTCCCCAAGAGTGCTTATTTAAGTGTTAATACTTTTAAGAGAACTGCGACGATTAATTGTGGATCTCCCCCTGCCCATTGCCTGCTTGAGGGGCACCACTACTCCAGCCCAGAAGGAAAGAGGGGCAGCTCAGTGGCCCCAAGAGGGAGCTGATATCACGAGGATAACATTGGTGGGAGGGGAGTTAACTGGCAGGCATGGTAAGGTTGCATATGTAATAAAGTACAAGCTGTTAAAAAACCTGGAGAAAGCCTTTTGACTTTGAGCAGGTGGAGAACCCCACATCCCTGGCCAGCAGAGCCGATGAGTAATGAAGGAATGAGGGAGTGGGTCTCTGTCAGGTCAATCCCCTGCCCATCCATTGCCCCCAAAAAACTAACTGAAAATAGAGCAGCCATCTTGACTGGCTCCACGGGATATGAAATGGTAGAATCCATGAGAAAGTGGGTGCTTGCCTTATAAAAAGGAGCCTCACAGCCAGTCCCAGCCATACCCACACCCTAGGCTGAGAAGGCAAGAAAACTAGCAGGAAGTATCCTCACCAGGCCTGTTTCCCCACTGTCTCATTGGCCTGACTGGGGATGGCGGGAGGTCCAGGTTTAACTTGAATGTGGTGGTCATGGTAGCTTCTTGGCAGAAGGGGTGCCTGCCATTGACCAGAGGTGGGAAATTGGAGGACAGTCTGAGAGTTGAATTTCTCCCACGTGGTGAGAATTACTTTGGCAGCTCAAGGGAGTTGTGTCTGAGGTTTCCAGGACTTTTCTTCATGGCCACCTTATGATCCCGAGCTGACCACCACAGCCTTACTGAGTCAAGAAGAGGAGGGATGGGGAAGGGCCGGGGCTGCCCCgttcttgttgttttgttttttgagatggagtcttgctcttgtcacccaggctggagtgcagtggcacgatctcggctcactgcagcctccgcctcccaggttcaagtgattctccttcctcagcctcctgagtagctgggattacaggtgcctgccaccacacctggctaatttttgtatttttagtagagatggggttttgccattttgggcaggctggtctcaaactcctgacctggtgatccgctggccttggcctcccaaagtgctgggattacgggtgtgagccaccgctcccgggcCAGGGGCTGCCCTGTTTTAAGAGCCCTCTGGATGCCCCACCTCTGCTGCCCTCTCATTGATCAGGACTGTGCATGTGGTTGCTATAGCtgcaagggagcctgggaaatgtgTAGCTTGACAGGCAACTGCCTTCAATCAGGGTCTTTCTTCCCTGACAGAATGACCCCTCCTCTGTCACTCTCTTTTCTCCAGAGCTACCAAAAAACCGAGTTGAGGCAGCACAGGCTCTGTGGCCTGAAAGAGCTTCCCACAAAACAGTTCCCAAAGTCAGGCCATCCTGGTCAAAATCTGACCCGCAactcccccccacacacacacacaccaccaacaGGAAAGCAAGGGAGAGGCGCCGCAGGGGACACATGGGGAGGTTTGGCCGCCGTCCGTGCACCCCTAGAGGCCGCTGTGGCACCCACGTGCCTGTGCGCAAGCCGCCTGGGGGGACACGACCCCTTGCTCCCCCGGGGCaatggcaggggcaggggcaggggcggggcaggggcaAGGGCGCGGCGCAGGGGGGTGGGCGGCCTGAGGAGCCGAGGGAGGGCGGCTGCGCATGTCCACTCCCCCACCCGCCGCCGGGGTGCCCCGGGGAGCAGCGTCGCCCCCCGCCAGGTCTGTCAGAGCGTCCCAGTGCGCCCGCCTCCCCACGGACACAGGTGAGCGAGGCGCCGGTGCCCCTGGCCCTGCCAAGCCTGGGGGTATCCCCGCGCCGGCTTTGGGGGACCCTCCCCCAAGCGCCAAGCCTTCTCCCGGGCGAGCGGCCCCTCACTCGGCCGGCCGGGAGGGGTGTCGGCGCTTGGCTGGAAGCGGGGCCGCCTCACCCGGAGTCGGGATGGGTCTTGACAGGATGCCTGGGCGACGCTGCTCACACCGAGCCCGAAGTGGAGTCCTGGTTTCGGGGACCCCTCCGCACTCCGAGCTTTGCACCTCACCCGGCCTCGTCCGGGAAAGCGCGACCTGGCGAGGCCGCCCTGACCCCAGGTCCCGGCCCCTTAGCGCGCCAGCCTCGGTGAGCTGGGCGAAGCCCCCCAAACTGGTCCCGGCGGCTCTGAGCGCGCGGCCACGGGGACCCGCCAGGAGCCCAGGGGACCCCACGGGGGCTCCGCGCCACTTGAGAGGACCGAGCCCCCCATCCCCGGCGCATCCCGCGGGCTAAGACCCCGGGCCAGTGCCCTCGGCACGTGCCTCTGAGCCTCGGGCTACTCCCGGGAGCGGAGCCGTGGGGACCAGGGCCGCGGCCTCCCTGCGAGTCGCGGGGACTGGGCGAGTGTGGCCCCGTCCCGCCAGGCACCTGGGGTGGAAGCTGCGCTCCGCCACTCGGCCAGGCCCCGGGCTTTCCTTCCTCACCGTCGGCGCCCCCAGACTCCAGCCGCTCCGACCCCGACTTAAGAGGCAGCCTCGACCCCGCCTCTGCCTTCTGACCCATCCCTAAAGATGGCCGGGCACCCCTACAGGACCCCCAGAAGCCGACCTCTCCCTCCACGTGCGCCGCCGCCTCGCCCCTCCCCGCAGTCCTCCAGGTCTTCTTCCTGTCCCCAACCGTCGGGGACCCCCAAGCTCCGTCCTCTGCTTCCTACTGTCTTCATCCCGCCCCCGCTCCTTCTGGGCCAACGCAACCAGTGACTATTCCCAGGGATCCCTCAGAGCTGAGGACGCCGCGGCCGCATCCCCATTTGGGACCTTGCCCGGATCTCCAACTCCACCAAACCTCGAAGCCACCATCCGCCCCCAAACTGCCGCTGCGCCAGGCTTTCGGAGGGGAGTCGTGGCAACAGCCATTAGGATGCACTAAGCAGGGCACTTCCTGAGCCCAAGGACACCGAGGGGCATTCACTGAGTGAATGGGGATGTGCTGCTAATAACTAACACTAATTGACCACCTGCCGTGTGCCCATCCTCTTCGAACATGCAACTTCCTTGTTCCTTATCTTGttactgtctctttctctctgccagaATCTAATCCTCACAAGGGCAGGGACTGGGGTCTGTTTTGTTAACTGCCATATCACAATACCTGGCACGAAGGAAAATTCTTGAATTAATGAATGGagattaaattataatttaaaagccTGGCATGAACTGCGCACCTTCTGCATGCTTATCACCCGCTACTGACATatagttcacttttttttttttttttttttgagatggagttttgctcttgtctcccaggctggagtgcaagtggcgagatctctgctcactgcaacctccgcctcccgggttcaagcgattcttctgcctccgcctcccgagtagctgggattacaggcgtccgccaccacgcctggctaaatttttgtgtttttagtagagacggggtttcgcaatgttgggcaggctggtctcgaactcctgaactcaggtgatccacccgactcggcctcccaaagtgctgggattacaggcgtgagccattgtgcccagcccactTTTTTACCTAGTTTGTTGTCTCTCACCCCGACCAGAATATAACCTTCATGAGGGCTACAGTTTGTTGTCTATTTATTGCCCACCTCCATGTCCTTGCCACACAGTAGGTTCCcaataaatgtatattgaataattaataaataaagactACATTCTAATGATAATGGCTAACAGACCACgtgatttacatatttatttggtTTATTGTATTATCTGCCTCTGCCTTTTAGAACATAAACCTTCTGGGAGTGGGAATGTTGAGTCCCTACTGTctggcaggcactgtgctgggctggGGTTCAATGGTGACCAAAACCGGCAAAATCCTGCCCTCCCTCCGTCATGGGGAGGAACTGCTAATGGGCATGGGGATTCTTTTCCGGGtgagaaaaatgttctaaaacttagttatggtgatagttgcacaacttcGTGAATATGCTATAACCCGTTAAATTGGACACTAGCTGGCTGCACTTGATAGGatgtaaattacatctcaataaagatgTTTGGGAAATCCAGCCTTCACAGTTGTTGATTCGTgtgaagagggaaggagagatggGGGGACGTGGGACAGGGATAAAACaacataaatcatatatatatagcatgcaAATTGGAAGGTGATCAGCACAcaataggcattcaataaatgttgaaatgaCACCCCACTGTCTCCTTGCCCTCAAATGGTCTCCCCTAACTTATTCCCTGTTGTCTTGCTTCTTCTCTTCCCACTTGCAGAGCCTGCTGCCCACGTCTCTTCCCTGAGCTGTCTGCTGGGGTCATGGAGCTGCCAACAAAGCCTGGCACCTTCGACCTGGGCCTGGCCACATGGAGCCCTTCCTTCCAGGGGGAAACCCACCGGGCTCAGGCACGCCGCAGGGATGTTGGCAGGCAGCTGCCTGAGTACAaggctgtggtggtgggcgccagtGGCGTTGGCAAGAGTGCGCTGACCATCCAGCTGAACCACCAGTGCTTCGTGGAGGACCACGACCCCACCATCCAGGATTCCTACTGGAAGGAGTTGACCCTGGACAGTGGGGACTGCATTCTGAATGTGCTGGACACAGCAGGGCAGGCCATCCATAGGGCCCTGCGTGACCAGTGCCTGGCTGTCTGTGATGGTGTGCTGGGCGTCTTCGCTCTCGATGACCCCTCGTCTCTGATCCAGCTACAGCAGATATGGGCCA of the Pongo abelii isolate AG06213 chromosome X, NHGRI_mPonAbe1-v2.0_pri, whole genome shotgun sequence genome contains:
- the HDAC6 gene encoding histone deacetylase 6 isoform X1, which translates into the protein MTSTGQDSTTTRQRRSRQNPQSPPQDSSVTSKRNIKKGAVPRSIPNLAEVKKKGKMKKLGQAMEEDLIVGLQGMDLNIEAEALAGTGLVLDEQLNEFHCLWDDSFPEGPERLHAIKEQLIQEGLLDRCVSFQARFAEKEELMLVHSLEYIDLMETTQYMNEGELRVLADTYDSVYLHPNSYSCACLASGSVLRLVDAVLGAEIRNGMAIIRPPGHHAQHSLMDGYCMFNHVAVAARYAQQKHRIRRVLIVDWDVHHGQGTQFTFDQDPSVLYFSIHRYEQGRFWPHLKASNWSTTGFGQGQGYTINVPWNQVGMRDADYIAAFLHVLLPVALEFQPQLVLVAAGFDALQGDPKGEMAATPAGFAQLTHLLMGLAGGKLILSLEGGYNLHALAEGVSASLHTLLGDPCPMLESPGAPCRSAQASVSCALEALEPFWEVLVRSTDTVEGDNMEEDNVESEEEGPWEPPALPILTWPVLQSRTGLVYDQSMMNHCNLWDSHHPEVPQRILRIMCRLEELGLAGRCLTLTPRPATEAELLTCHSAEYVGHLRATEKMKTRELHRESSNFDSIYICPSTFACAQLATGAACRLVEAVLSGEVLNGAAVVRPPGHHAEQDAACGFCFFNSVAVAARHAQAISGRALRILIVDWDVHHGNGTQHMFEDDPSVLYVSLHRYDHGTFFPMGDEGASSQIGRAAGTGFTVNVAWNGPRMGDADYLAAWHRLVLPIAYEFNPELVLVSAGFDAARGDPLGGCQVSPEGYAHLTHLLMGLASGHIILILEGGYNLTSISESMAACTRSLLGDPPPLLTLPRPPLSGALASITETIQVHRRYWRSLRVMKVEDREGPSSSKLVTKKAPQPAKPRLAERMTTREKKVLEAGMGKVTSASFGEESTPGQTKSETAVVVLTQDQPSEAATGGATLAQTISEAAIGGAMLGQTTSEEAVGGATPDQTTSEETVGGATVDQTTSEDAVGGATLGQTTSEEAVGGATLAQTTSEAAMEGATLDQTTSEEAPGGTELIQTPLASSTDHQTPPTSPVQGTTPQIFPSTLIGSLRTLELGSESQGASESQAPGEENLLGEAAGGQDMADSMLMQGSRGLTDQAIFYAVTPLPWCPHLVAVCPIPAAGLDVTQPCGDCGTIQENWVCLSCYQVYCGRYINGHMLQHHGNSGHPLVLSYIDLSAWCYYCQAYVHHQALLDVKNIAHQNKFGEDMPHPH
- the ERAS gene encoding GTPase ERas, with product MELPTKPGTFDLGLATWSPSFQGETHRAQARRRDVGRQLPEYKAVVVGASGVGKSALTIQLNHQCFVEDHDPTIQDSYWKELTLDSGDCILNVLDTAGQAIHRALRDQCLAVCDGVLGVFALDDPSSLIQLQQIWATWGPHPAQPLVLVGNKCDLVTTAGDAHAAAAALAHSWGAHFVETSAKTRQGVEEAFSLLVHEIQRVQEAMAKEPMARSCREKTRHQKATCHCGCSVA